The Lentisphaerota bacterium genome segment CCAGGACGACCTCGACATCGGGATTGAGCGTCTGGAAGAGTGCGGTTTGGACCGACCGGGCGGGATTCAGGTCGGTGCACCAGCGGATCGTGGTGATACCCGGCTTGACCACCCTGTCGCGCGTCAATTGGGCACCCGCATACAACAGCAGAAAGAGCAAGAAGCCGGCTCCGAATACCTTTCTCATCCCTTCACCCCGCCCATTTGCAGCCCCTTGACCAGGAACTTCTGGAAGGTCACGAAAACGATGATCAGCGGGGCAACCGCCATCGTCGCGGCAGCCATGATCATCTCGGTCTGCGTCCCATACGACGAATCCAGCGTCAGCAGCCCGATCGAGATGGGGAACAGGTCCTGGCTGTTCAGCATCACCAGAGGCCATAAGAAAGACTGGTACGACCCGATGAAGGTCAGGATGGCCAAAGCGATCAGCCCC includes the following:
- a CDS encoding carbohydrate ABC transporter permease, producing the protein MPGVVTMIPNFQVMVWLGFVNTYHGLIIPAAFSTFGTFLLRQFMLSIPPSLDEAAQIDGASHWHIFWDIILPLARPGLIALAILTFIGSYQSFLWPLVMLNSQDLFPISIGLLTLDSSYGTQTEMIMAAATMAVAPLIIVFVTFQKFLVKGLQMGGVKG